The genomic region AGTCCCACGGCACTGCCAATCTTCGCCAAACTCCTCCCTGTGGTTATGGGTCCCGGCCTTCGCCGGGACGACTGCGGAATGCGTGGCGGTCGCTATCAACGACGACTACGGCGGAATGTATGGCGATCGCTTATCAAGGATGACCGGCGGAGAGTGAGACGCTACCGCCCCTTCGCCTTCCGCCAAGCTGCAAAATCCTTCAACGTCTGCTCGTCGGTCGCAGGATAAAGCCCGAAGATGCCGCGGCCGTTCTGGACCTGCTCGGTGACGAAATCCTCGAACGCGGTCATCTCGAACGTCTCGTCGGCGATCTCGTCGGCGAGATGCGCCGGGATCACGATGACGCCGTCGCTGTCGCCGAGGATGACGTCGCCGGGAAACACCGGCGCGTCGCCGCAGCCGATCGGCACGTTGATCTCGATCGCCTGATGCAGCGTCAGATTGGTCGGCGCGCTCGGGCGATGATGAAAGGCCGGGAAGCCGAGCCGCGCGATCTCGGCCGAATCCCGGAAGCCGCCGTCGGTGACGACGCCGGCGCAGCCGCGCTTCATCAGCCGCGTCACCAGGATCGCGCCGGCCGACGCCGCGCGCGCATCCTTGCGGCTGTCCATCACCAGCACCGCGCCCACGGGGCAATCCTCGATCGCCTTGCGCTGCGGATGCGCGCGATCGCGGAACACCTCGATCTTGTTGAGGTCCTCGCGCGCCGGCATGTAGCGCAGCGTGAAAGCCTCGCCGACCATGGTCGGCTGATCCGGACCGAGCGGATGAACATCCTGGATCATCTGGATGCGGAAGCCGCGCCTGAACAGCGCGGTCGCGACCGTCGCGGTGGAGACGGATTTCAGCTTGTTGCGGGTGGCGTCGCTGAGTTTTGACATGGTGCTCCCTTCGTCATTCCGGGGCGCGAAGCGCGAGCCCGGAATCCATCGGGCCGCATGCGCTGTGGAGAAATGGGTTCCGGGTTCACGCTTCGCGTGCCCGGAGCGACGGTCAGTAAATCGACGGCTCGCCGACCGGCTTGCCAAAGCCGGTCTCGAGGAAATCGAAGTCGCAGCCCTCATTGGCCTGCTTGATGTGCTTCGAGAACATCCAGCCATAGCCGCGCTCGAAACGCTGCTCGGGCTGCTTCCATTCGGCGCGGCGCCTGGCCAGCTCGGCCTCCGGCACATCGAGATTGATGGTGCGCGCGGCGACATCGAGCGTGATGCGGTCGCCGTTCCGCACCAGCGCCAGCGGGCCGCCGATAAAGGATTCCGGCGACACGTGCAGGATGCAGGCGCCGTAGCTGGTGCCGCTCATCCGCGCGTCCGACAGCCGCACCATGTCGCGCACGCCCTGCTTCACCAGCTTGGTCGGGATCGGCAGCATGCCCCATTCCGGCATGCCCGGCCCGCCCTGCGGACCGGCATTGCGCAGGATCAGCACGTGATCGGCCGTGACGTCGAGATCGGGATCATCGACCGCCTTCTTCATCGACGGATAGTCGTCGAACACCAGCGCGGGTCCAGTATGCTTGAGGAAGCGCGGATCGCAGGCGCTTGGCTTGATGACGCAGCCGGCGGGCGCGAGGTTGCCCTTCAACACCGCGAGCGCGCCCTCCTTGTAGATCGGGTTGTCGACCGTGCGGATCACGTCGTCATTGTGCACCTCGGCGCCTGCGATGTTCTCGCCGAGCGTCTGGCCGGTGACGGTGATGCAGTCGAGATGCAAATGTTGCCTGATCCGGTTCATCAGGCCGGGCAGCCCGCCGGCATAGAAGAAATCCTCCATCAGATAGAGGTCGCCGCTCGGCCGCACATTGGCAATCACCGGCACCTTGCGGCTGGCTTTCTCGAAATCGTCCAGCGAAATGTCCTGGCCGGCGCGACGCGCCTGCGCGATGAGGTGAATGATGGCGTTGGTCGAGCAGCCCATCGCCATCGCGACCGTGATCGCGTTCTCGAAGGCCTTGCGGGTCTGGATCTTCTGCGGCGTGAGATCCTCCCACACCATCTCGACGATGCGGCGGCCGGCCTCCGAACTCATGCGGATGTGGTTGGCGTCGGCCGCGGGGATCGACGAGGCGCCCGGCAGCGTCATGCCGATGGCTTCGGCGATCGCGGTCATCGTCGAGGCCGTGCCCATGGTCATGCAGGTGCCATAGCTGCGGGCGATGCCGGCCTCCATGTCGACCCAGTCCTTGTCGGAGATCTTGCCGGCACGGCGCTCGTCCCAGTATTTCCAGGCGTCCGAGCCGGAGCCCAGCGTGCGGCCCTTCCAGTTGCCGCGCAGCATCGGTCCGGCGGGCAGGTAGATTGCCGGCAGGTTCATGCTGGTGGCCCCGAGCAGCAGGCCGGGCGTGGTCTTGTCGCAGCCGCCCATCAGCACCACGCCGTCGACCGGATGACCGCGCAGGAGTTCCTCGGCATCCATCGCCAGCATGTTGCGGTAGAGCATCGTGGTCGGCTTCAACAGCGATTCCGACAGCGACAGCGCCGGCAGCTCGAGCGGAAAGCCGCCGGCCATCAGCACGCCGCGCTTGACGTCGTCGACCCGGCTCTTGAAATGCATGTGGCAGGGCTGCACATCCGACCAGGTGTTGATGATCGCGATCACCGGCCGGTCGCGCCACTCCTCCGGCGCGTAACCCATCTGCATCGCGCGCGATCTGTGGCCGAAGGCGCGCAGATCATCGGGCGCAAACCAGCGCGCGCTGCGCAATTGATCCGGGGTCTTGTTCTTTTTCGTCATCTTCGATGCGCCATATGTCTCGACATTGCTCGCACGCGCGCGATCCCGGCACGCTTGCCCGCCTCAGGCATACACTCGATTTTCAGACATGTCGTCCCGCGCCCGGCGCAGACGTGCCGTTCGCTAAACGTGCGCCGCACGGGCTCCGCAATGTGGCAATCGGAACGTAAACCAGCTTTGGCTTATTTTTGCTGCGCCGTCATCACGATGCGGACCAGATCGGCGGCGTTGCGCGCGCCGAGCTTCTTCATGATGTTGGCGCGGTGATCCTCGATCGTGCGCGGACTGATGCCGAGGTGGCGCCCGGCTTCCTTGTTGGAGGCGCCCGCGGTGAACTGCTCGAGCACCTCGCGCTCGCGGCGGGTGAGCGGCTCGCGACCCGGGAAGTGCAGCGCGGCGATCCGCGACGCCGACGTCTCGGCCTGGCGCCTGGTATAGGCGTCGATCGCCTCATTCAGACGGCTCACGATCTCGTTGCCGCGGAACGGCTTCTCGATGAAGTCGAGCGCGCCGTTCTTGATGGCGCTGACCGCCATTGCGATGTCGCCCTGACCGGAGATCATGAAGATCGGCGCCGGATAATCCTCGCCATGCAGCTCTCTCAGGATATCGAGGCCGGATTTGCCGGGAATATGCACGTCGAGCAGGATGCAGGCCGGCGTCCTGCTGCGCGCCACCGCGAGCAACGCCGCGCCGTCCGCAAAGCAGATCACCTTGTAACCAGCGGTCGAGAGGACCACTGAAAGCGTCTCGCGAACGGCAGGATCGTCGTCGACTACAAAGATTTCCCCGCGCGGAGCGCCATTCTCAACCATATGCATCGTCCATCAGTGGTGAAGCGTGCTGCCCTGACCGCACAAGAACTAACTAGACCATCTCGATCAATGGACCCGTATTTGTACGGGACGTCCGCTTAACGCACAAGTAGCACCGCGTTCCCTAAAAGTGGGGGCAGTGGAGAAAGATGCATGGAAAATGCAGCGGCGGACCGCGTTGCAGTGCGCTTGGACGAGGGCAATGATCCCACCGGTCTGATCGTGACGGACCTGGTCGCGCTGATTGGCCATGTTCAGGCGAGCCTGCGGCTGATCGAAGCGGTGATTGCGCGCGAGGCCGTGCTGGCCGAGCGTCAGGCCGACACTGACATCGTCGTTCGCGACAACGTTACCCCGCGCGGCCTCACAGCGTCCACCGCCCTGAAGGCCTGCGATGCCGGCCTCGGCGCGGCGCTCGATCGGCTGCACGATTCCGGGGCACCGGCGCGCCTGCTGAACTGACCCACCGCAACCGACAGTTCGGCCCAATCACCTCGATTGTCGACGCCCAACCCATCAGGCGGCGATCTGTTCCACGCATCGTCCGAATTAGCCGCGGGCCTTGCCCGCCGGGTCGGATCAGGCCTTCTTGACGTCAGGCCCTGACCCGCTCTTCGTCGGCGGACGATCGCCGCTTGCTCGGCTTGCCCTTGAGGAAGCTGATGTCCATTTCGGTGCCGTTGACGCGGACCAGTTCGCAGCGGCGATAGGCAAGTCCGGTCGAGGACAGCAGGAGGAAAAACTCCTTCAGGTTGAGCCCCTGAATGGAACCTTCGACCGTCAGAGACGCATCGGTGTCGGAGATGGCATTGAGCTGGCAGTCGCGCCGCCAGGTGCCGTCGATGGCCATGATGCAGACATCGACGCCCCGGCTGAAGGTGACCCGCTCAATGGATTTGCCGTCCTCGGTCATCGCTCAATATCCGACCGCCATGGCAGGCTTCGGCATGGCGAGCCCGCCCCGCACTCCGCTCGGCCGGTACAGGCCACGCCGCTCGGGAAGCGGCTTGAACGTGTCGGTCAGGCCGACCACGGTTTCGGCGGCGCCCAGCACCAGGAAGCCGTCGGCCTCCATCAACCGGGCGAGGCGGTTGAAGATGTTGATCTTGGTGTCCTGATCGAAATAGATCAGCACGTTGCGGCAGAAGATCACGTCGAACGTGCCGAGCTGTGAGAAATCGTGCAGCAGATTGAGCTGGCGGTGCTGGACCATCGCGCGCAACTCGGGATTGACCTGCCAGAACTCACCCGACTGCTTGAAGTACTTGACCAGCATCTGGATCGGCAGCCCGCGCTGCACCTCGAACTGGCTGTAGATGCCGGCCTTCGACTTCTCCAACACCTCCTGCGACAGATCGGTCGCGATGATCTCGATGCGCCATCCGGCAAGCGCCGCGCCCATTTCCTTCAGGCACATCGCCAGCGAATAGGGCTCCTGGCCGGTCGAGCCGGCGGCGCACCAGATCCGGACGCTGCGGCGCGCGGCGCGTGCCTTCAGCACCTCCGGCATGATGGTGTCGCGGAAGTGCTCGAACGGCACTTTGTCGCGGAAGAAGAACGTCTCGTTGGTGGTCATGGCCTCGACCACCTGGACGGTGTGCGCGGACGAGCCCGCCTTGATCTTGGCGACCAGGTCGGGGATGCCGGACAGGCCGCTCTTGCGCGCCAGCGGCAGCAGGCGGCTCTCGATCAGATATTGCTTGTCCGCGGACAGATCGAGACCGGACTGGTCCTTCAGGAGCTTACGCAGATACTCGTAGTCGGGGGGCGTCACGGGAGCCTCACAAGGGACTGAATGATGAAACTGGGTGTCAGGCTTCGGCCGACGCGTCGAGCGCCAGCAGGCCCACTTCCTGGAATTTCGCGATCACGATGTCCTTGTCGAACGGCTTCATGATGTATTCGTTGGCGCCGGCATGCAGCGCCCGCGAGATGTGGTCTATGCCGTTCTCGGTGGTGCAGAACACGACCTTGGGCTGATCGCCGCCGGGCATGCGGCGGAGCTGCACGAGGAATTCGAAGCCGTCCATGACCGGCATGTTCCAGTCGAGCAGCACGGCATCCGGCAGCGCGCGCTTGCAGGCTTCGAGCGCGACCGCGCCGTCCTCGGCCTCGATGACGGTGAACTCCATTCCTTCGAGGATGCGGCGCGCGATCTTTCGCACCACGCCGGAATCGTCGACGACGAGACATGTCTTCATGTGTCGGCCTCCTTGTGGAATCCACCGTCTCCGCGGTGGAGTGTTACGCTGCAGCAGCTGTCCTTGGATCGGTCTTGGGCACCAGTTCGAGCACGCGATCGACGTCGAGGACGACCATGAGCTGGCCGTCGAGGCGGTGGACGCCGCCGGCGAGCTTGGCCATGCGGGGATCGAGGTTGACCGGGTTGTCCTCGCGGCTGTCGTCGGGCAGCCGCAGCACCTCGCCGATCTGGTCGATCAGCAGGCCATAGGATTCGCCGCGCTGGTCGACGCCGACCGCCATCGGCAACTGGCCGTCGTCGGCCTTCGGCAGCCCGAGCCGGGCGCGCATGTCGACCACGGTGACGATGCGGCCGCGCAGATTGAGCACGCCGGCGATCTCGCTGGAGGCCAGCGGCACCCGCGTCAGCCGCTCCGGCATGAACACGTCCTGCACCCGCGAGATCGGCAGCCCGAACAGCTGGCCGCCGATCACGGCGGTGACGTATTCGGCCATCGCGCCTTCACTGGTTTCGGTCTTGCTGGTCATCAATTCTGTTCCTTGCATCCGGTCAGGCCGCGCGGCGCAGTTCGGCGGTCTGCTCTTTCAGCGCCGCGATCAGCCCGGGACGATCGAACTTGGCGACATAGTCGTGGAAGCCGGCCTGCCGGCCGCGCTCGATCGCCGCCGGCGACACCATCGCCGACAGCGCGATGATCGGCAGCTGGTTGAAGTTGTGGTCGCTGCGGATGTTCTCGGCGAACTCGAAGCCGTTCATCTCGGGCATCTCGATGTCGGTCAGCACGACGTCGAAGCTCTGCCCCGAACGCAGCGCGGCGAGCCCTTCCTGCGCGCCGCCCGCGGTCCGCACCTTGTAGCCGGCGGCCTTCAAGACCGGCGCCAGCATGTTGCGGAAGAACGCCGAGTCATCGACCAGCAGCACCGACTGCGCCGAGGCCGACGGGCGCATCTCCTTGCGCGAGAACCAGTCGGCGAACGCCATCGGCAGGAAGTGGCCGACGTCGATCACCTCGGTGGCCTGGCCCTTGATCACCGCCGAGCCGAGGATGCCGTCCTGGCTGCCCGCGACCTCGATGTTGAGCCGCTCCTCGACGATGTCGATGATCTCGTCGACCACGAGCCCCATCGAGCGGCCGTCGTCGGCGAACACCAGGATCGGCTGCGAGCCCTGGTTCTGCACCTCGACCCCGGCCATCTGCACCAGCGGCATCAGCTGCTCGCGGTACTGCACCATGTAGCGGCCGTTCGAGAGCTCGATCTTGTCGGTTGCGATCTCTTCCAGCCGGGTGACGAGGCCGAGCGGCACCGCCTTGGGCTGCGAGGAGCCGGCGCGGAACACCAGCAGCGAGGTCAGCTGCTCGCCGCTATTGGCGTGCGCGCTCGCGCTGTCGTCGGCGAGGTCATGGGCCGAGGAGCCGGACGCGCCGAGCGCTTTCGCAATGCCGTTGGGGTCGATGATCATGATGACGGCGCCATCGCCCAGAATGGTGTTGCCGGAGAACATGTCGATGTGCCGCAGCTTGGTCGACATCGGCTTGACCACGATCTCCTCGGTGTGGAACACGCCGTCGACCACGATGCCAAAGGTCTGGCTGCCCACCTGCGTGACCACGATGAAGCCGTTCTCGGCGTCGGTGGAGGTCGCGCCGTCGTCGATCTTCAAGAGCTTCTTGAGATGGATCAGCGGCAGCAGCTTGTTGCGCAGCCGCAAGACCGCGGTGTCCTTGATCCGCTCGATGCGGTGCTCGGAGTTGGCGCGGGCCCGCACCAGCTCGACGACAGACAATTGGGGAATCGCAAAACGGTCGCCGCCGGCTTCCACGATCAGCGCGGAGACGATCGCCAGGGTCAGCGGGATCTTGATGGTGACGGAAGCGCCCTCGCCGGCCACGCTCTTGATGTCGATGGTGCCGCCGATCTGGTCGATATTGGTGCGCACCACGTCCATGCCGACGCCGCGGCCCGACACCGAGGTGACCTGCGCGGCGGTCGAGAAGCCCGGCGCGAAGATGAACTTGTGGATCTGGGCCTCGGTCATCTTCTCGAGCTCGGCCTCGGTGACGAGACCGTTCTGGAGCGCCTTGGTCTTGATCCGCTCGGTGTTGAGCCCGCGGCCATTGTCGGCGATGCAGATGATGATGTGGCCGCCTTCGTGATAGGCCGAGAGGCGAATGGTGCCCTGTTCCGGCTTGCCGGCGGCGACCCGCTCGGCGGTGGTCTCGAGCCCATGATCGGCGGAGTTGCGCACCATGTGCGTCAACGGGTCCTTGATCAGGTCGAGCACCTGGCGGTCGAGCTCGGTGTCGGCGCCGTGCATCTCGAGCTCGATCTGCTTGCCGAGTTCGCCGGAGAGATCGCGAACGATGCGCGGCAGCTTCTGCCAGGCATTGCCGATCGGCTGCATGCGCGTCTTCATGACGCCTTCCTGCAGCTCGGCGGTGACGTTGGAGAGCCGCTGCAAGGGCACCTTGAACTCGGTGTCCTCGTTGCGGCGGGAGATCTCCAGCAGCTGGTTGCGGGTCAGCACCAGCTCGGAGACCATGGTCATGAGGTGTTCGAGGGTGTCGACATTGACCCGGATCGACTGGTTGGCGATCTTGTCGCCTTCCTGGACATCTTCACCCGCGGCCTTGCGGGCGGGCTTCTTCACAGCTTCGGCGGGCTCGGCCGCGGGCTTGGCGGCCGGTGCCGGCGCGGCGACTTCGGTCTCGGTCTCGCGGAAGGCGCGCTCGAGCTCGTCGAGCGAGACCTCGCCCGGACGCAGCGGACGCTCCAGCGTCTGCACCACGAGGGTGCCTTCGGTCGCTGCCTGGGTCATCGCCGCCTGCACCGGCGGAGCCTCGACGACCGGCACGTCTTCTTCAGCGGCGGCTTCGCCAGCAGCCGGCACCGACTGCGTCGAGCCTGACGATATCGACTGCGGCGAATCGGACATCGCCGCCATGCCGTGCTCGACCATCGCCTCGAGCTGATCGATCAGATCGCGGTCGTTGCCTTCAGGCTCGGCCTCGGTCGCCTCAAGGCCGCCAAGGATCTCCTTGATGCGGTCGATCGAGGACAGGATCAGCGTTACGGCTTCCGCCTTCACCGGCATGCCGTCGCGGAATTTGCCCATCAACGTCTCGCCGGCATGCGCCAGCGCCTCGAGCCGCGGCAGCCCGAGGAAGCCGCAGGTCCCCTTGATGGTGTGCACCAGGCGGAAAATGTTATCCAGGATCTTCGCGTTGTTCGGATCCTGCTCGAACTGCACCAGCTGGTTGTCGACCGTATCCAGGCTCTCGCTGCTCTCCGTCAGGAACTCGCGCAACAGATCGTCCATGGATAGGTCCCCTCAAGGTGCTACGGAACGCTCGCCGTGAATCGATAACTTGGCCGACTTCACGGCGACGTTAATTTTGCCGTCCGTGCAAATACGGACGATGAAGCCCTTCAGCAGTTCGACGACGCATCACGACATCACGGCCAGCCTCACAAGGACAGGCCTTACCACCCGGACGGGAAAGAGGCCGTTCCATCGGTCATCGCAATTTGAACTAATTGGAATTGAGGACTGCTAAGTCACGCGAAACGTTCGCGCCATGACGACCGCCTGCATCAGAACGCGATCGCTCATTGGTTGAACCCGGCGGGATGGTCAAGCGCAGCCAAAGCGAAAGGCGGCGGAGTTTCCTCCGCCGCCTCGATAGTCGATGTCTGTCGCGGCTACGCTTAGCGGAGCAGCTGCAGAACGCTCTGCTGAGACTGGTTGGCCAGCGCCAGCGCGGACACCGCGATCGACTGGCGGGTCGACAGCGCCTGGCTGTTGGCCGCTTCCTCGTTGGTGTCGGCCAGCGTCAGGTTGGACGAGCCGGTCTGCAGCACGTTGATCAGGTTCTTCGAGAAGTCCTGGCGGATCTGCACGATCGACAGGTTCGAACCGAGGGTCGAAGCCTGGGTGCGCAGCAGGCCGCTCGCGTTGTTCAGCGTCTTCAGCGTGGCGTTGGCCGAAGCGTTGTCCACGAAGTCCGTGCCGGCCACCAGCTTGGTGAGGTTGAGGCCGGTGGCGTCGAAGGTCACGCCCTGGATCTTCAGCGTCGAGGAGCCCGTCTCGTTGAAGGTCAGCTTGAGCTGATCGCCATTGAGCAGGTTGATGCCGTTGTACGAGGCGTCCTGGGCGGTCGTGGTGATCTGGTCCAGGATGTTGTTGTACTGGTTGACCAGGTTGGCGCGGTTCGCCAGCGCGGTCGGGTCCTGCACCGGAGCGCTGCCCGTGAGGCCGTTGAACAGCTTGCCGGCGCCGGCAGCCGTGCCGCCGATCGTGCCGATGGTCGCCGAAGCGGCATCGTTGGTGGTGCTGATGGTGAGCGCACCGGCCGCGCTGAGCGAGGCCTGCAAGTTGTTGGCCGAAAGCGCGTTGTTCAGGTCGTTGAGCGACTTCACCTGGCCTGCGCCGGTGCCGAAGGTGATGCTGGTGGCGGTGCCGTTGCCGGTTGCGCCGATGGTCAGCGTGAGGCCGCTCAGCGGGCTGCCGCCGGCGGAGCCGCTGGCGGTCGCCGATGCACCGGCCGGGAAGCCGAGCTGCGACGCATCGCCGGAGCTGAAGGTGTCGACCGTGACAGCATCCGAAGCGCCAGCGGTGTTGGTGCTGGTCAGAACCAGATCTCCGCTGCCGTTGAGCGTGGCGTTGACCTTGGCGCTGGTGCCGACCTGGGTATTGATCGCGCTCGTAATCTGGGCCGCGGTGTAGGATGCGCCCTTGGTCAGCGTGACGGTCTGGCTGTTGACCTTGAAGGTCAGGTCGGTTGCCGCCGCCGTCAGGTCGAGCGTGGCGAGCGCAGACGTGCCGGTGAGAACGGCGTTGCTCGCAGGAGCGGCCGTGCCGAGCAGGTTGTCAGCGGTCGCGCCGGGGATCGCGGCGGTCGTCACCGACGACTTCGCGGAATAGCCGACCGCAGCCTGCAGGGCCTGGTTGGCGACCGACTTGGCGCTGTCGACGAGCTTCTGCAGCGAGGTGATGCCGGTGTTGGCGGCCTGCAGCACCTGCACGCCGTTGCCGATGCCGTCCAGCAGGTTGTTGATGTCGCTGGCGCGGTTGTCGAGCGACTGCGCCGTGAAGAAGTTGGTCGGATTGTCGAGAGCAGTGTTGACCTTCTTGCCGGTGGACAAGCGGTTCTGCGTGGTGGCGAGCAGGTCAGCGGTCGACTGCAGCGAAAGCAGGTTTTGACGGACCGATGCCGAAAGAACGATGCCGGACATACTGGATACCCTTCTGGATGAACACGATTGACGCGACGCCGTAAATTTCGCACGGCGACCCACGCCACACTGGTCCGTCCGCGCTACCCGTTCGTTAAAGGGCTGGTCCGTACAAATACCCAGAATGGCCTTGCCGGTGATTCGACCGGCGGCCGGCGCGATGGTTGACCGCGGCAGCGCACGTTCGGCGCCGGACCGACGTCATGGCCGCGAATTTCCTGCGCATGTGCAGGACTTGCGACATCCCGGCGCGGCCGGCGCGGCGCGTCGATAGCCGGCGTTGCCAGTCATCACGATGCAAAGTCCGGTGAGGAACAGAGTTAATGGAAATCAATAAATGAGAGACAAATTCGCGCCCGTGTCGAACGCCGCGCGAATCGACGTCGATCACCGGTGCCGGCGACGGCCACGTCGTCTGCCCTCTAGAGGGTATAGTTTCAACACTACAACCCTTGTGCAATTGGACAGGCAAGCTATGTTCGCAATCATTCCACACGCCAAGAGTAGGTGATGCGAGACCGTAAGTGCTCCCGCCCTCGGCAGGAGCACCAATGTCCGCGGTATCGCGTCCGCCCAATCGTCTGTTGCAAGCACTTCCCTCCACGGAGTACGCGCAGCTTCATCCCCTTCTGGAAACCATCGATCTGACCAGGGAAACGGCTCTCGCCGATGCCGGCGCGCCGGTGCAGCGGGTGTATTTTCCGCATAGCGGCGTGGTCTCGATGATGATCAATCTGTCCGACGGGCAATCTGTCGAAATTGCCACCATTGGTCGTGACGGCGTCGTGGGCGCGTCTGCCGCCCTGCACGAGCGGCCGCTGCTTGCCGACGCAATTGTTGTGGTGCCAGGCTCGGCCTCGATGGTGCGTGCGGAGGATTTCCGCGAGGCAGCAGATCGCAGCGCGGATTTCCGGACCCTGGTTGCGCTCTATGAGCAGGCGCTGATGGCGCAGACGCAACAATCCGTCGCCTGCAATGTTTCCCATCCGGTGGAGGCGCGGCTGTCACGATGGCTGCTGCGCGCTCGCGATTTGTGCGGCAGCGAGGCATTGCCGCTGACCCAAGAGATGCTGGCGCAGATGATCGGCGTCCGGCGCAATGCGGTTTCGATTGTCGCACATGGGTTTCAGCAGGCCGGCATCCTGCGTTACAGCCGCGGTCATATCGAGATCACCGATATCGATGGGCTGCGGAAGGCGGCGTGTGAATGCTACACGACGGTCAAGGCGCACGCCGAACAATTGATCGGGCCGGAAGATTGATCGCGCCGCGAATTCTTTAACATAGGATAATGTCGAGCCCGCCCCCGCGACAATACGTGCTTCTCAATGGAACCCGGACATGTTTCCATTGGAACCAGGACATGCCAGAATAGGTTGCAGGGACGCCCAGCTGCACGCGTCAACTCCACTGACCAGAGACAAACTTTGCCGGCAGGCAGGAGGTTGCTTTGGATAAGGTTTCGCGACCACCCAACGGATTCCTGGCGTCGCTTTCGGCAAGCGATTTCGAATTGATTCGGCCGCATCTGCGGACGGTCGACCTCGCGGCCGATTCAGTCCTGGTCGAGACCGACGAGGTGCTCAAGCGGACATACATGCCGCACAAGGGCGTGATCTCGCTGGTGGTCAAGCTGGCAAGAGGCGAGCGCGTGCAGGTCGCGATGGTCGGCCGCGACAGCATCTATGACGCATTCGCCCCGCTCGTCGAAGGGCCTGTTCTCAACAACGCAGCGGTGCTGGTGCCCGGCATCGCCTCGACCGTGGAGCTCGAGCCATTGCGCGCAGCTGCCGGCCAGAGCCCGACGCTTCGCGCGAGATTGATCCGGCATGGGCTCGCCGTCTACGCCCAGATCCAGCAGACCGCCGGCTGCAACGCCGCGCACACCGTGGAGTCACGGCTGGCGCGATGCCTGCTGCACACACGCGATCTCTCCGGCAGCAACAAGATCGTCCTGACGCAGGAGGCGATGGCGCAGATGATCGGCGCGCGCCGCAACAGCGTGTCGCTGGTCGCGCATACCTTGCAACAGGCCAATTTCATCCACTACAGCCGCGGGCACATCGAGATCACCAACGCCGAGGGGCTGATCAAAACCGCGTGCGAATGCTACGCCGCGGTCAAGGCGCAATATGCGGGGCTGCTGAGTTGTCAGGAAGTCGGTCGCTAGAGTTCGTTGTTTTGCCGCGTTTTCTTTTGCGCGAGCCGGCACCGCTTCGCTCGAAAGCGCTCTGACCGCCGTGCAAGCCGTACTTCTACGGCGTGCGATTTTCACCGTCGGATAACGCTGCCTCCGCACAGTTGTGTGGACGCACGGGGGAGCCGATGTTCACGTACCAGACGACCGACCGGAAGGAAGCCCGGCGCTTCCGCATGGCCCAGTTCAACGGCCGAACCGCGACCATACGGTCGGCCGGCGCGACCGTCACCGGACGCGTGCGCGCGATCGTCGAAAGCAAGTCTGGCGCG from Bradyrhizobium elkanii USDA 76 harbors:
- a CDS encoding hybrid sensor histidine kinase/response regulator encodes the protein MDDLLREFLTESSESLDTVDNQLVQFEQDPNNAKILDNIFRLVHTIKGTCGFLGLPRLEALAHAGETLMGKFRDGMPVKAEAVTLILSSIDRIKEILGGLEATEAEPEGNDRDLIDQLEAMVEHGMAAMSDSPQSISSGSTQSVPAAGEAAAEEDVPVVEAPPVQAAMTQAATEGTLVVQTLERPLRPGEVSLDELERAFRETETEVAAPAPAAKPAAEPAEAVKKPARKAAGEDVQEGDKIANQSIRVNVDTLEHLMTMVSELVLTRNQLLEISRRNEDTEFKVPLQRLSNVTAELQEGVMKTRMQPIGNAWQKLPRIVRDLSGELGKQIELEMHGADTELDRQVLDLIKDPLTHMVRNSADHGLETTAERVAAGKPEQGTIRLSAYHEGGHIIICIADNGRGLNTERIKTKALQNGLVTEAELEKMTEAQIHKFIFAPGFSTAAQVTSVSGRGVGMDVVRTNIDQIGGTIDIKSVAGEGASVTIKIPLTLAIVSALIVEAGGDRFAIPQLSVVELVRARANSEHRIERIKDTAVLRLRNKLLPLIHLKKLLKIDDGATSTDAENGFIVVTQVGSQTFGIVVDGVFHTEEIVVKPMSTKLRHIDMFSGNTILGDGAVIMIIDPNGIAKALGASGSSAHDLADDSASAHANSGEQLTSLLVFRAGSSQPKAVPLGLVTRLEEIATDKIELSNGRYMVQYREQLMPLVQMAGVEVQNQGSQPILVFADDGRSMGLVVDEIIDIVEERLNIEVAGSQDGILGSAVIKGQATEVIDVGHFLPMAFADWFSRKEMRPSASAQSVLLVDDSAFFRNMLAPVLKAAGYKVRTAGGAQEGLAALRSGQSFDVVLTDIEMPEMNGFEFAENIRSDHNFNQLPIIALSAMVSPAAIERGRQAGFHDYVAKFDRPGLIAALKEQTAELRRAA
- a CDS encoding flagellin, whose product is MSGIVLSASVRQNLLSLQSTADLLATTQNRLSTGKKVNTALDNPTNFFTAQSLDNRASDINNLLDGIGNGVQVLQAANTGITSLQKLVDSAKSVANQALQAAVGYSAKSSVTTAAIPGATADNLLGTAAPASNAVLTGTSALATLDLTAAATDLTFKVNSQTVTLTKGASYTAAQITSAINTQVGTSAKVNATLNGSGDLVLTSTNTAGASDAVTVDTFSSGDASQLGFPAGASATASGSAGGSPLSGLTLTIGATGNGTATSITFGTGAGQVKSLNDLNNALSANNLQASLSAAGALTISTTNDAASATIGTIGGTAAGAGKLFNGLTGSAPVQDPTALANRANLVNQYNNILDQITTTAQDASYNGINLLNGDQLKLTFNETGSSTLKIQGVTFDATGLNLTKLVAGTDFVDNASANATLKTLNNASGLLRTQASTLGSNLSIVQIRQDFSKNLINVLQTGSSNLTLADTNEEAANSQALSTRQSIAVSALALANQSQQSVLQLLR
- a CDS encoding Crp/Fnr family transcriptional regulator, with the translated sequence MSAVSRPPNRLLQALPSTEYAQLHPLLETIDLTRETALADAGAPVQRVYFPHSGVVSMMINLSDGQSVEIATIGRDGVVGASAALHERPLLADAIVVVPGSASMVRAEDFREAADRSADFRTLVALYEQALMAQTQQSVACNVSHPVEARLSRWLLRARDLCGSEALPLTQEMLAQMIGVRRNAVSIVAHGFQQAGILRYSRGHIEITDIDGLRKAACECYTTVKAHAEQLIGPED
- a CDS encoding Crp/Fnr family transcriptional regulator, which produces MDKVSRPPNGFLASLSASDFELIRPHLRTVDLAADSVLVETDEVLKRTYMPHKGVISLVVKLARGERVQVAMVGRDSIYDAFAPLVEGPVLNNAAVLVPGIASTVELEPLRAAAGQSPTLRARLIRHGLAVYAQIQQTAGCNAAHTVESRLARCLLHTRDLSGSNKIVLTQEAMAQMIGARRNSVSLVAHTLQQANFIHYSRGHIEITNAEGLIKTACECYAAVKAQYAGLLSCQEVGR